The following is a genomic window from Antricoccus suffuscus.
CAAGTCCACCCTGATCAAGGTCTTGTGCGGCGCTCACCAGTCCGACGCCGGAACGATCTCGATCAACGGCGAGCACGTCGACCTGAGCAGTCCCCTGCTCGCCCAGCGCCACGGCATCGGCACCGTTCACCAAAATCCCAACGACGGCGTCGTACTCGACATGACGGTCGCCGAAAACCTAGCGCTCGACACCCTGACCGACACGCGCTCGCGCCCCGGCTTTAGCCGCCGCCGCACCGAGACGAACGCCCGCGAGGTCGCGGCGACACTCGGCATGAAACTGACCCGCGACACGCTGCGCTCTCCCGTACGCGACCTGGGCGTGTCCGAGCGGCAGCTGCTCGTGCTCGCCCGCACGATCTCCCGCCGTCCGGAGATCTTGATTCTCGACGAGCCGACTTCTGCGCTATCTGCCGAAGAGATCACCCGACTGTTCGACATCGTGCGGTCTCTCGCCTCGGACGGTATGACGGTCCTGTTCGTCACCCACAAACTGTCGGAAATAGACGAGATCTCTGGCCACGTTGGCGTTCTACGCGACGGCGCCATGCAAGGCGAATACGAGAAGACCACTAGCGGCAGCTACGACTGGCCCGTCGTACTCAAGGCACTGTTCGACCGCACGCCCTCGGAGATGAAACGCGAGGAGATCACCGGCGACCAGACCGTGCTGGCGGTCCGCGGAGCGCAAGTCTTCGCCGAGTCCCCGCCGTTCGACATGGAGATTCGGTCCGGCGAAGTCACCGCCCTATTGGGGCTACTGGGCAGCGGCAAAACCGAGCTGCTGGAATGGGTCTTCGGCGCTGGCAGCATTTTGGCCGGCATCCGCGAACTAGACGGAAATGCGTTTACGCCGGCTCACCCGCAAGACGCGATCGACCAGGGCGTCTACCTCGTCCCAGAGTCGCGTCACGAACAGGCCATCGTGCCGGGCTGGGCAATCAGCTCGCTGATGACATTGCCGTTCACCAAGAAGTTTTCATCAAGCCTGCTGATGCGCCGTCGCCTCGAGCAAGACGCGACCCGCTCGATGATGAGCACCATCGGCGTCGTCGCGCAGGGTCCGTCGAGCGAGATCGAGACCCTATCCGGTGGCAACCAGCAAAAGACGGTGATCGGCAGATGGCTGCTCGGGTCCCCGCGAGTCCTGCTGTTGGACGAACCATTCCGCGGCGTTGACATCAACGCCCGTCATGACATCGGCGCGACCGTTCGCGGTCTCGTCGACCGTGCCGCCGTACTCGTCGCAACCTCAGACATCGACGAGGCGTTCGAGGTCGCAGACCGAATCATCGTGTTCAGCCAGGGCCGCGTCGCCTTGGACACCCGCCTGAGCGATGCCGACCGCGACGTCATCATCGAGGCCATGAGCCATCGGCCCAGCGACATGCTTGCCGACGGCGAAGCCGTCACCATCCCGTCAGCCGATCAACCCGGGGAGACCACGCCGTGACCGTCGACGCCACTCCAGACAACAAGCCTGACGTCGCTGCCGAAGCGCGTACGCCGTTCTCACTGATCAACTTCCTGGTCCGGTACGGCGTCCTGCTGATCTTCGCGATCCTTCTGATCACGTTCTGGACGACCGTGCCCGGATTTGGCAGCGCGAACAACATCATCTCGATCTTCCAGGCCCAAGCGGTCGCGGGAATCGCCGCCCTGGGCATGACTCTCGCGGCGGTCGTAGGAGACCTCGACCTCTCCGTGGGCGCCACGGCCGGGCTGTCGGTGACCGTCGCGGCGATGACGATGATCTCGTTCAACCTCACCGGCGGCACCGCGATCATCTTCTGCATCCTCGCCGGCGTCGTCGTCGGCTCGGTCAACGCCATCCTGATCGTCGTACTGAAGATTCCGGATTTGCTTGCCACGCTCGGCATGATGTTTACCGTTCAGGGTCTGAAGAAATGGCTCACCGACGGGCAGACGTTGACGACTGGCATGCGGTTGCCAAGCGGCCGCGTAGTCAAAGGCAAATTCACCAACAGCTTCGCCGCGATTGACGGCAACAACGTGCTCGGTGTCCCCATTTCGGTCTGGATCTTCGTGATCATCGGGATCCTGGTGTGGGTATTCCTGGAAAAAACCCGCTACGGTCGCGTCTTCTACGCCGTCGGCGGGAATCCCGAGGCCGCCCGCCTCGCCGGCGCGCGGGTCAGCCGCTACCGGTTCGGCGCCTACCTGATGTCCGGCGTACTGGCGGCCATTGCAGGCATCATCCTCGCCTCACGACTCCGGCAAGGCGACGTGACCGCAGGCGACTCCGCACTGCTCGATGCGGTCGCCATGACACTCATTGGGTACGCCGTACTCGGGGCCAAAAAACCCAACGCCCTCGGCACCTTTGTCGGCGCGCTGTTCATCGGAACCATCCTGCAGGGCCTGACCCAGATCGGGTTGAGCTACTACACCCAGGACCTGATCAAGGGTCTTGTCCTCGTCTTCGCGCTACTCATGTCCTTCTCCCTGCGCCGGCGCGAAAAGCGCCCGCAGAACGCATAGCAACGGAGGTCTGCTATCTCTGCCAAGGCACTCACCCCCGCCACCGTCCCCGGCTACATCGCCAGCCGACCTGCCCTGCGCGACCTGGTCGACACCGAGTCCCTCGACGTACAGGAGGTCGGTGACGGCAACCTCAACCTCGTGTTCATCTGCAAAGACGCGACCGGGCGGTGCGTCGTACTCAAACAGGCCCTCCCCTATGTCCGGCTAGTCGGGCCGGAGTGGCCCATGACCGAGGACCGGGCGCGGCGCGAGGCTAACACGATCACCGCGCACACCAAGGTCTCTCCCCGCCACGTGTGCAACCTGATCGACTTCGACGCCGACAATCACGCCCTCGCGCTCGAGGACCTCACCGACCATGAAGTACTGCGCACTCGGCTCAACGACGGCGGTTCACACGAGGACATCTTCGAACAACTGGCCCAGTATGTAGCCGATGTAGCGATGGGCACGTCGTGGTACGGCGTATCGGAGGAAGACTTCCGGCGGGCAGCGGCCGCTGCCATCAACCCTGAGCTGTGCAACATCACCGAGGACCTGATCTTCACCGAACCCTTCCTGGGCGGCGGCCGCAACGAATTCCCAGACTCGATCGCACCGGTCGTCGACCGATTGCAAGCCGACTCCGAGTGGATAGCGGCGGGCATGATGATGCGGCACCGGTTCATGAGCACTCAAGAGGCCCACATCCACGGCGATCTACACACCGGCAGCGTCTTCGTGCGTGGCACCGGTGCGGCCCTGTCCGTCAAGGCCTTCGACTCGGAGTTCGCCTTCTACGGACCGGTCGGCTTCGACCTCGGGCTCATGTGGGCCAACATCCTCGCCGCCGCGGTCCGCGCCGCCATGCTTGGCGAGACTGATCGGTCCCGTCGCCTTCTAGACGCGATCGGGTCAAGCTGGAAGAGCTTCACGGCACGGATGCGCCAGAACTGGAAAAACCGAGTCACACCCGAGAAGTATCCGGACGCCTGCCTGGAACTGTGGCTGGCAAAGATCCTCGACGACGGCCTCGGCTTCGCCGGCTGCGAGGCCACTCGGCGTACCGTCGGCCTGGCCAAGCTCAGCGACATCGAGACGGTTCCCGAGGACAAGTACCCGACCGCCGCGACCGCGATGCTTACCCTCGGCCGCAGCCTCGTCATCGATCGGTCGACCCGCTCATTCGCCAGCTACCTCGAAGAGATGGCCAGCACCCTTGGACTTCATCGATGACGCTGCGCGCAAAGGTGTGGACGTCGGCGTTCGAAGACATGCGCCGGGTGGGCGCGCACGCGGTTTCGGTGGGGCTTGCGCTGGCCAGCGGCGGCAACCTGTCGGTACGCCGACCAGGATCCTCGGAGTTCGTCGTCACCGGACGGGGCACGTTTCTGGACCGGCTGGGCCCAGAGTCATTCGCCCTGATGAACCTCGACGGCGACGTACTCGACGGCACTGAGCCCTCCAGCGAGTGGAAGCTACATCAGCGGACGTACCGCGCCCGACCGGAGATCAACGCGATCGTGCATCTGCACCCGGCACACGTCGTACTGCTCGACGCGCTCGGAAAACGGATCCGCCTGCTCACCCTCGACCACGTCTCATATCTGCCGGTAATCAACCGGATCCCCTTCTATCCCAACGGATCCGACGAACTAGCCGACGCGGCGGCCGGGGCGTCGATCGACTGTGACTGCATCGTGCTCGGCAACCACGGCTGCTCGACGCTGAGCACGACAGTCGAGGACGCCTTCCGCAAAGCACTCAACCTGGAGAGCGCGGCCACGGCGACGTACCGGATGCTGCTGCTCGGCGACGAGACGACCGAGTTTCCGCGGCACCTGCGGGCCACCGCGATCCACGGGTAGCGCTCCTTCAGATGCGGGCCAGGAAACGAAGCGTGCGCTCGATCACCAGCCGCGCCGCCTGATCGTCGTACGACGGCAGACTCCTGTCGGTGAAAAGATGCCGATCCCCGGCGTACAAGAAGAGTTCGGCATCTTCGGCGTCTGCGACTAGCGCTCGGGCGGCATCGATGTCGCCCTCCCCCGCGAACGACTCATCGGCGTCCATTCCGTGGATCTGCACCGGTACGCCCGCCGGCCACGGTCCACCGAACTCAGAGGCCGGCACGCAGGCCTCAAACAGCAGCGCACCCAGCGCGCCGGACCGGGTCTGTGCCAACTTTTGCGCCGGGAGTACGCCGAGCGAGAATCCCGCATAGACGATCTGCTCCGGCAGGGTCTGCGCTTCTTGAACCCCACGGTCGATGACCGTCTCGAAGCCGATTTGGCGTACGTGCGCCATGCCTGCATCGAGGTCGTCGAACAGTCGCCCGTCGTACAGGTCCGGAGTATGCACGGTATGCCCCGCTGAACGCAGTTGGTCCGCGAAGGCGCGCACACCACTCGTCAGCCCTTGAACGTGGTGGAACAGTAATACTTCGGCCATCTCGCTCCTTCGTATCTCCTGCAAGTTCGTTGATCTTCGCACCATCCCCCGACAACTCTGCGCCCCGAAAAATCTGCGCTTCGAGAAACTTGGCCGTTTCATCCAAGACC
Proteins encoded in this region:
- a CDS encoding sugar ABC transporter ATP-binding protein encodes the protein MTPVLAVDNVSKSFGPNQVLRGVSFQVERGEIYALMGANGAGKSTLIKVLCGAHQSDAGTISINGEHVDLSSPLLAQRHGIGTVHQNPNDGVVLDMTVAENLALDTLTDTRSRPGFSRRRTETNAREVAATLGMKLTRDTLRSPVRDLGVSERQLLVLARTISRRPEILILDEPTSALSAEEITRLFDIVRSLASDGMTVLFVTHKLSEIDEISGHVGVLRDGAMQGEYEKTTSGSYDWPVVLKALFDRTPSEMKREEITGDQTVLAVRGAQVFAESPPFDMEIRSGEVTALLGLLGSGKTELLEWVFGAGSILAGIRELDGNAFTPAHPQDAIDQGVYLVPESRHEQAIVPGWAISSLMTLPFTKKFSSSLLMRRRLEQDATRSMMSTIGVVAQGPSSEIETLSGGNQQKTVIGRWLLGSPRVLLLDEPFRGVDINARHDIGATVRGLVDRAAVLVATSDIDEAFEVADRIIVFSQGRVALDTRLSDADRDVIIEAMSHRPSDMLADGEAVTIPSADQPGETTP
- the mtnK gene encoding S-methyl-5-thioribose kinase; its protein translation is MSAKALTPATVPGYIASRPALRDLVDTESLDVQEVGDGNLNLVFICKDATGRCVVLKQALPYVRLVGPEWPMTEDRARREANTITAHTKVSPRHVCNLIDFDADNHALALEDLTDHEVLRTRLNDGGSHEDIFEQLAQYVADVAMGTSWYGVSEEDFRRAAAAAINPELCNITEDLIFTEPFLGGGRNEFPDSIAPVVDRLQADSEWIAAGMMMRHRFMSTQEAHIHGDLHTGSVFVRGTGAALSVKAFDSEFAFYGPVGFDLGLMWANILAAAVRAAMLGETDRSRRLLDAIGSSWKSFTARMRQNWKNRVTPEKYPDACLELWLAKILDDGLGFAGCEATRRTVGLAKLSDIETVPEDKYPTAATAMLTLGRSLVIDRSTRSFASYLEEMASTLGLHR
- a CDS encoding class II aldolase/adducin family protein; amino-acid sequence: MTLRAKVWTSAFEDMRRVGAHAVSVGLALASGGNLSVRRPGSSEFVVTGRGTFLDRLGPESFALMNLDGDVLDGTEPSSEWKLHQRTYRARPEINAIVHLHPAHVVLLDALGKRIRLLTLDHVSYLPVINRIPFYPNGSDELADAAAGASIDCDCIVLGNHGCSTLSTTVEDAFRKALNLESAATATYRMLLLGDETTEFPRHLRATAIHG
- a CDS encoding ABC transporter permease, with protein sequence MTVDATPDNKPDVAAEARTPFSLINFLVRYGVLLIFAILLITFWTTVPGFGSANNIISIFQAQAVAGIAALGMTLAAVVGDLDLSVGATAGLSVTVAAMTMISFNLTGGTAIIFCILAGVVVGSVNAILIVVLKIPDLLATLGMMFTVQGLKKWLTDGQTLTTGMRLPSGRVVKGKFTNSFAAIDGNNVLGVPISVWIFVIIGILVWVFLEKTRYGRVFYAVGGNPEAARLAGARVSRYRFGAYLMSGVLAAIAGIILASRLRQGDVTAGDSALLDAVAMTLIGYAVLGAKKPNALGTFVGALFIGTILQGLTQIGLSYYTQDLIKGLVLVFALLMSFSLRRREKRPQNA
- a CDS encoding dienelactone hydrolase family protein, with amino-acid sequence MAEVLLFHHVQGLTSGVRAFADQLRSAGHTVHTPDLYDGRLFDDLDAGMAHVRQIGFETVIDRGVQEAQTLPEQIVYAGFSLGVLPAQKLAQTRSGALGALLFEACVPASEFGGPWPAGVPVQIHGMDADESFAGEGDIDAARALVADAEDAELFLYAGDRHLFTDRSLPSYDDQAARLVIERTLRFLARI